The region GCCGCTATTCCCATCGGCGAAGCATCGCTGAATGTGACTACAGGTGGAATCAGCGTGCCGGGCATCGAAGTTCCGTGTTTCGGTGCAGGCGTGAGCAACATTGTAGTCGCGTGTGCAGCACTGACCATTTCCATTGAAACAGACATGGACAGCACTGGGAATCAATAAAGGAAAACTGGTCTGGAAAGTATCCGGACAGAACAATCCATAGGAGAAACAACAATGGCTCTCAGCAAGAAGACATTGACTCAAATGTACGAAACCATGAACAGGATCAGACTGTTCGAGCTGAAGCTGCAGGAACTCTTCGCTGCCGGCGAAATTCCGGGCTTCGTTCACCTTTACCTCGGAGAGGAAGCAGTCGCTACCGGAGCATGCTCCGTACTCACCGATACCGATATGATTTCCAGTACCCACCGCGGCCATGGACATCTTCTGGCTAAAGGCGGGGATGTGAAGCTGATGATGGCTGAAATTTTCGGCAGGCAGACCGGCTATTGCAAAGGCAAAGGCGGTTCCATGCACATTGCCGACCTTGATCTCGGAATTCTGGGTGCAAACGGAATCGTCGGTGGAGGCGGCCCTCTTGCTGTCGGAGCTGCTTTGGCTGCCAAGTACAAGAAAACCGACAACGTTGCCCTGTGCTTTTTCGGAGACGGTGCTTCCAATCAGGGCACCACTCAGGAGGCGCTAAACATGGCCAGTGCCTGGAAACTTCCTTTGGTCTTCGTAAACGAAAATAACGGCTACGGCATCTCCTGCCCGCAGTGCAAGTCTATGGCAGTTGTAGATATTGCCGACCGTGCCGCTGCCTATGATATGCCCGGCGTTGTTGTTGACGGCAACGATGTACTTGCCGTTCAGGAAGCTATTTCCGAAGCGGTCAAACGCGCTCGTAAGGGTGAAGGTCCTTCCCTTGTCGAATGCAAAACCTATCGCTGGCGCGGCCATTTCGAAGGTGATGCGTGTACTTACCGTTGCGACGAAGAGCTGAAGGATTGGATGACCAAAGATCCTATTCCCCGTTTTGAAGCCAAACTGATTGAAAGCAAGACCCTCACCCAGAGCGAATTGGATAAGATCAAAGCACGCATCGGCAAGGAAATTGATGAGGCAGTAGCATTTGCCAAAGAAAGTCCCATGCCGCAGAGCAGCGCTCTGATGGAAGATGTATACGCTTAAATCTTCACCTTCCCTTTTACGAATACAAATCCAACGGAGAAAATAATGTCCGAAAAAACATACCTTCAAGCACTCAATGAAGCTTTGAGACAGGAAATGGAGCGTGATGAGAATGTTTTCATTCTCGGCGAAGACGTGGGACAGTTCGGCGGTTGCTTCGGCGTAACTCAGGGACTGTACGATGAGTTTGGCGAAGAGCGTGTGATGGACACACCTATCACCGAAAGTGCCATTGTCGGCGCTGCCACAGGTGCAGCC is a window of Maridesulfovibrio sp. DNA encoding:
- a CDS encoding thiamine pyrophosphate-dependent dehydrogenase E1 component subunit alpha → MALSKKTLTQMYETMNRIRLFELKLQELFAAGEIPGFVHLYLGEEAVATGACSVLTDTDMISSTHRGHGHLLAKGGDVKLMMAEIFGRQTGYCKGKGGSMHIADLDLGILGANGIVGGGGPLAVGAALAAKYKKTDNVALCFFGDGASNQGTTQEALNMASAWKLPLVFVNENNGYGISCPQCKSMAVVDIADRAAAYDMPGVVVDGNDVLAVQEAISEAVKRARKGEGPSLVECKTYRWRGHFEGDACTYRCDEELKDWMTKDPIPRFEAKLIESKTLTQSELDKIKARIGKEIDEAVAFAKESPMPQSSALMEDVYA